From the genome of Pseudoxanthomonas sp.:
GCCCACATGCGGACCTGGTCGACAACACCACCTGGGACCTGGTAGCCGACATTGAAAAACTGCGCACGCACCTGGGCATCGACGCCTGGCAGGTGTTCGGCGGCAGCTGGGGTTCGACCCTGGCGTTGGCCTATGCCGAAACCCATCCCGAGCGGGTCACCGAACTGGTCCTGCGCGGCATCTTCATGCTGCGTCGCTGGGAGCTGGAATGGTTCTACCAGGAAGGCGCCAGCCGCCTGTTCCCCGATGCCTGGGAGCACTACGTCAACGCGATCCCGGAAGTGGAGCGCGCCGACCTGATCTCGGCCTTCCACCGCCGACTGACCAGCGATGACGCCAAGACGCGCCTGGATGCGGCGCGGGCGTGGTCGGTCTGGGAAGGCGCGACCAGCTTCCTGCGCGTGGATGATGACTTCGTCAACGGCCACGAGGATGCCGAGTTCGCGCTGGCCTTCGCCCGCATCGAGAACCACTACTTCGTCAACGGCGGCTTCTTCGAGGTGGAAGACCAGTTGCTGCGCGACGCACACAGGATCGCCGACATCCCGGGCGTGATCGTGCACGGCCGCTACGACGTGGTCTGCCCGATCGCCAACGCCTGGGACCTGCACAAGGCCTGGCCGAAGGCGACGCTGGAGATCAGCCCGACCTCGGGCCACTCGGCGTTCGAGGAAGAAAACATCGACGCGCTGGTCCGCGCGACCGATGCCTTTGCCTGAGGCCTGAACGCGACGGCCCCGGCCGTCGCGGTTCCACTCCCATACCGCCGGCTGTACGGCACCGCGCTGTGTCGTGCGGCGTGGCGTGCCCGGCAAATCCGCCGCGCAAGCGCCGCCTAGCATCGCCCGATCTTCGTTGTGAGGTCATGCCGTGCTGGGTCGTCGTCCGTGGGTGTCTGTGCTGCTGTTGCCGTTGGTGTTCCTGGTTGCGTGCCCTTTGGCCGCCCAGCAGGTGGCGTCCGATACGCCACAGGCCTGGCAGGCCGATGCCAAGGCCAACAAGCACGCGCAGAAGGCCGCTGAGAAAGCCGCCAAGGCCGGCATGCCGAAGATGAAGAGCGCTGGTAAACCATCCGGTGGCGAAGGCGGCCCACCCGGAGGTGGCGGCTCGGGCGGTGGCATGGACGGTGGTAGTCCGCCTGGTGGTGGTGAAGGTGGTCCTCCCGGCGGCGGCCATGACGGTCCTCCCGGCGGTGGACAGGGCGGGCGCTCGCAGGCCGGTGCCGACGCGATGCTGCGTCCGGAAATGGACTTCGCCGCACCGCTGAAGGGCACCCTGGTGCTGTACCGCAGCCGCGAGGCAGTGATCTTCGGCAGCACCGAATCGTCGGACGTGACGATCCTGCCGCTGTCGGGCGAGGGCGTGTCGATCGCGCCAGGCGTCTTGGCCAGCGTGCATGACGATGCCGGCGCGCTGCGCGTGGACATCGTCACCACCAATGACATCCACGTGACCTTCCGCTATCACACTGATGCGGGCGTGCTCACCGTGGTCGCGCATGCCGAAGGACCGTTCCCGCGTCCGGGCAGCCGTTTCGATGTGCAGCGCCAGTACCGACTGGCACGCTGAAGCTCACTGGCACCAGCCATTGGCGCGCAGTGCTTCGATCAAGGCCCGCAGCCGCGCCGAGCGCTGTCGCGACGGCGGGTAAACCAGTGATAGCGGTCGCTCGCTGCCTTCGTGTTCGGTCAGCACGCGCTGCACCCGGCCAGCGGCCAGCGAAGGCGCGGCGAAGAATTCCATCACCTGGGCGATGCCCGCGCCCAGCTCGGCGGCTTCGAGCAGGGGATCGCCGCTGTCGAACACCAGCCGCGCCTCGACCTGGACCGGATACTGGCCGTGGGCATTCATGAACTGCCATGGCGACAGCCGACCACTGCCCGCGCTGCGCACCGCCAGGCAGTCATGCGATGCGAGTTCATCGGGATGCCGGGGCGCGCCACGACGCTGCAGGTAGCTGGGCGCCGCGATGGCGATCCAGCGCAGCGGCCTGAGCGGCAGGGCGATCATGCGCAGATCGTCGATCGGGCCGGTCCGGAGCGCGGCGTCGTAGCCCTCCTCGACCAGATCGACCACGCGGTCGGTCAGTGCGGTCTCGATCGAGAGCTGCGGATGCCGCTGCAACAGCCCGGCCAGCAGGGGCAGCAGGACCACGCGGCCAAACGCGGACGGCGCCGAAAGCTTGAGCGTGCCGGACGGGGCGATGTTGTGGTCGGCGAGTTGCCGTTCGGCTTCCTCAAGCCCGGCCAGCAGCGGCGCGCAGGTTTCAACGAAGGCGCGGCCCTCGGCGGTCAGTGCCACCTGGCGGGTACTGCGATGGAGCAGTCGCACGCCCAGTTGCGTTTCCAGGCGGGCAATGGCGCGCGACAGGCCGGGCTGGCTGATCTCCAGCACTGCCGAGGCCCGGGTGAAGCTGCGTTCCTCGGCCACCTTGAGCAGCAAGCGCACGGCGTTGAGATCCATCGATTGATGCCAATCCGCATGACAGAATGAATGCAGATGGTATTTATTGATTCATGCGCATGGAAGAGACTGCGGCGCTGATTTCGTACTGGAGTGTCGTGTGACGTCTTTTTCTGGACCGGCCCGGATGCCGGCTGCGGTCGCCCTGCTGGGCGGCGCGATCTTCGCGGTGACCACCGCGGAATTCTCGGTGTCCGGCCTGCTGGACACGCTGTCGCGCGACCTGGATGCCTCGGTCGCGCAGATCGGCTACCTGGTCTCGATCTACGCCGCGGGCATGGCGCTTGGCGGTCCGCTGATGGTCCTGGCCCTGCGCCGGTTCCGGCAGACCACCGCCTTGACCATCGTCCTGATGTTGGTCGCCGCGGCGCAGTTGGCTGCGGCGTTTACGCCCGGCTACAACCTGCTGGCGGTGTCCCGGTTCGTGCAGGGATTTGCCGGTGCGGCAGCCTTCGGCCTGGCGCTGTCCATTGGCGCACGCCTTGGCGGCCCGGGCCGGGAAGGGCAGGCGGCGGCCCTGATCATGGGTGGGCTGATGATCGGTACCGTGCTGGGTCTGCCGCTGGCGACCTGGCTGGGCAGCCTGGTGGGTTGGCGCTGGGTCTTTGCCGGACTGGCAGGCGTGGCGGCGTTGGCCGCTGGGCTGGTCGCCGCGCTGGTCCATGCGCCGGAGGCCGACGCTGGCGCGCCTCGCCCGACGCGGGCGTTGGCCGATGCGGGCCTGTGGCAGGTGTTTGCCACCAGCTTCCTGCTGATCGGCGCGACCTTCGCGGCGTTCACCTATTTCGTGCCGTTGCTCGGCCAGCGTGCCGGCATCTCCGCGCGCTGGATTCCCGCCTGTCTGGTGTTGTATGGCGCGGCGACGGTGGCGGGCAACTTCGCCTGCGGGCGCTGGGTGGACCGGCACGGCGCATGGCGCGTGCAAGGCATCGGCCTTGCGGTCCTTAGTGCGGCATTGCTGTTGTTTGCCGTTGCCGGTGCGCACCCGGCTGTGGCCCTGCTGTCACTGGTGCTGATTGGCCTGACCGGCGTGGCGCTGAATCCAGCGATGGTGGCGCGGGTGTTGGCCATCGATGCCTCGCCGCTGGTCGGCGCCGTGCATACCGCGGTGATTTCGCTCGGGTTGCTGACGGGTGCAGCGCTGGGTGGCTTCCTGATCGAACGCACCGACCAGCTCGGCGCCGCGCTGTGGGTGGCGGCGGCGATGTCGGTGCTGGGTTGCCTGTCGCTGCTGCGCGCGCCTGATCGCCTCTCGGCACTGCATGCATCGCGTTCGGCGCGTGCGTGACACCGATCAGGTGGGCGTATAGGTCGGCGGCGTGGCGCTGACCGGCAGTCGCGGTGACAGCGTCGGGTCGTCGGTCTGCTCGGTCCACACCTCGAACTTCTCCAGTGTGCTGGCGCCGAAGCTGTTGCTGATCGCCGCATCGGCGGCATCGCGGCCGCGGGCGATCAGCACCCGGCCGATGCGCGGAGTGTTGTGGCGTGCATCGAAGGTGTACCACTGGCCGTCCAGGTAAGCCTCGAACCACGCCGAGAAATCCATCGGTGCGGCCACCGGCGCGACCCCGATATCGCCCAGGTAGCCTGTGCAGTAGCGGGCGGGGATGTTCATGCAGCGGCACAGCGCGATGGCCGAATGGGCGAAGTCGCGGCACACGCCGCGGCCTTCCTGCAGCGCCTGCATCGCGCCCTTGGTGGCATTGGCGTGGTGGTAGCCGAACTCGATCTGCGCGTGCACGTAATCGCAGATCGCCTGCACCCGGTTCCAGCCGGTCGGCGCGTTGCCGAACAGGTCCCAGGCCATGCCGACCAGTTTGTCGGTTTCGCAGTAACGGCTACCCAGCAGGAAGATCAGCGTCTCGTCGGGCAGCGCGTCCATTGGCACTTCGCGCAGCTGCGGCATGGTCAGGTCCTGCACGCCGCTGTCCTGCACGACTGCATCGCCGTAAAGGGTGAACAGGCCGGCCGGTGCGTGCAGGCGCGTGCAGGTGTTGCCGAAACTGTCGTGGTACTGGCGCATCGGCACGCCAGGCAGTGCGCGCAGTTCCTGGCCGATGACGATGTCGGTGCGGCGCGAATCGTGGATGTTCAGCGTGGCCAGCATCGGCGTGGGCTGCGGCAACCGGAAGGCGATCTCGTAACCCAGATGGATCAGCATGAGGTCGGCACTGCGTCGGGGAGGTGCTACCGGTATAGCACCTGCGAAACTTCGTGCTGCGTGAAGCCTGCTTCCAGTGAGGTCAGCAGGTTCGCCAGGCGCTGTGCCCAGGCCTGCTGGCCGGACTCGCTGGCGATCAGGTCCTGGCGGATTTCCAGCTCCAGGTGCACCAGTCCGCGCGCTTCGCCATGCACCGGAATCGCGTAATCGGTCTGGTCGCTGACCGCATACGGTTCGTTGTCGCCAACCACCAGTCCATCGGCTTCCAGCAGCGGCTTGAGCGCCATCGCCAGGCGGTTGTCGCGCTGGTACAGCACGCCGGCATGCCAGGGCCGCACGATGCCGGCATAGACCGGGGTGAAGCTGTGCATCGCCAGCAGGATCGTCGGCTGCTCGCGCGCGACGCGGGCATCGAGCTGGGTGCGGATCGCGTCGTGGTAGGGGGTGAAGATTTCCGCGACCCGCTGCGCGCGCTGGGTTTGGCTGGCGGCCACGTTCGCGGCGATGTCGGTGCCGTCGCTGACCGCGGGGATCGAGCCGGGCGCTACCAGCGGGCGGTTGCAGTCGATCACCAGCCGCGAATAGGTCTGCAGCACGGCGGTGGCGTCCAGCAGCGCGGCCAGCTTGCGGGTGACGCCGGCGATGCCGATGTCCCAGCCGATATGGCGGTCCAGTTCCCCCTGCGGCAGGCCCAGCTGCGCCAGCGCGGCGGGCACGATCTGGCCGGCGTGATCGGCGATCAAGAAGAATGGTGACGGCGCGTCTTCGCCGAGCAGGGTGAATGGGGGTGGATCGCTGGGCCCCAGCAGCGTGATCGCCTCAGACACGCGGCGCGCCATCCAGATGGTGTTCGATCATCCACAGGCCGGCCCACAGCTTGGCGTCGAGCTGGTAGCCCTCGCCGAGTTTCTGCACCAGCCAGGCCGCGGCCCGGGTGCGCGGGACTTCGTGCACGGTGATGTTCTCGTCGCCATCGCCGCCACCTTCGCCAACCTTGGTCAGGCCGGTCGCGCGCACGAACGCGATGCGCTCGTTGGTCGAACCCGACGACACCGGTCCGATCAGCAGCACTTCGGCGTGTTCGGCGGTCCAGCCGGTTTCTTCCTCCAGTTCGCGGATCGCCGACAGCTCGATCGATTCATCGGCGTGGATGTCGCCGACCAGCCCGGCCGGCATCTCGATGGTGTTGGCCTGCAGCGGCACGCGGAACTGCTCGACGAAGACGATGTTGTCCTCCGGGGTGACCGCGATGATGATCGCGGCCAGCCCGCCGGCATGGGCGCGTTCGGCGTATTCCCAGGTGCCGCGCCGGATCATGCGCAGGTACTTGCCGTCGTACATGAGTTCAGCGGGTTCGGTCTTGGAGTTCATCAGCCGGGCTCGTAGGAGGGGAAATGGGGGGCATCGTCGTCCTGCGGGGGCGTCCATGGCTGTTCCAGCCCGGCGGCGGTGCGCAGGCGCCGGCGCAGGGTCGGGCCGAAACGCACCGCATCGGACAGTGCGTCGAGCATGTCGCCATCGGCCGGCGCGCGGGTGAAATCGGGCGTGTTGCCATCCAGCGGCGCATCCAGCGCAATCGTGCTGAGCTGGCGCCACAGCAAGGCCTGCTCGCGTTGTTCGCGCAGGCGCGTGGCTGCCTGGGCCGCGCCGCGCATGCGCAGGAACGCCACTTCGTCACTGCGCGCCAGCAAGGCATCCAGGCTGCCGAAATGCGCCAGCAGGATCGCCGCGGTCTTGGCACCGATGCCGCTGACGCCGGGAATGTTGTCGACCGCATCGCCGCACAGCGCCAGGTAATCGGCGATCTGGTGCGCTTCCACACCATGCCGCGCCTTGACCCCGGTCATGCCCCAGCGCAGGCCGCGGGCGAAATCCCACTGCTCGTCGTGCTCGAACAGCAGCTGCGACAGGTCCTTGTCGGCCGAGATGATGACCCCGCGATAGCCCAGCGGCCGCGCCGCATGCAGCGCGCTGCCGATCAGGTCATCGGCTTCGTATTCGGTGTGGGCCAGGACGTTGAAGCCCAGCGCCGCGCACAGCGCCTTGCAGTGAGCGAACTGGCGCCGCAGCTCCGGCGGTGCCGGTTCGCGGTTGCCCTTGTAGGCCGGGTACAACGCATGTCGGAAGCAGCTGTCCAGCGCTTCGTCGAAGGCCACCACGATGTGCTGCGGGCGTTCGCGTTCGCTCAGGTCCAGCAGGAACCGCGCGAAGCCGTGGACTGCATTGGTCGGCCAGCCTTCGGCGTCGTGGAACTGGTCGGGCATCGAATGCCAGGCGCGGAACACGTACAGGCTGGCGTCGATCAGGTACAGCGGTGCTGGCTGCTGTGCATGCGCGGTGCGAAGTTCAGTCACGGCTGGCCGTGCCAATCCGTCAGCAACGCCGCGGCATCGGGACGTTCGCGTTCCGGCGCTTCCATCACGGCAGTGCCGATGTGGATGAAACCTGCAATGCGTTCATCCGGGCCCAGGTCCAGTGCAGCGTTGATGACCGGATCGGTCGCGGCCCAGCCGGTCAGCCATTGCGCGCCGAAGCCATAGGCCTGCGCGGCCTGGAGCAGGGCAAAGCACACGCTGCCGGCGGTCAGCCATTGCTCCTGCAGCGGCACTTTGTGACCTGGCTTCAGGTTGGCGACCACGGTGATGATCAGCGGCGCGTCCGAAAAACGACCGCGGTCCTTGTCCACGACTGAAGCTGGCGCAACAGGATCCTTCTGCAGGGTCCGGTTGGCCAGCAGGTCACCCATGGCCTGGCGTGCATCGCCTTGGATCCGGATGAAGCGGAAGGGCACCAGCTTGCCGTGGTCCGGCACGCGGCTGGCGCTCTGCAGCATGTGCAGCAGCGTGTCGTCGTCAGGTCCGGGGGCGCGCAGCTGCTTGGAGGGAACCGAACGCCGTTGGTCGAGCGCTTGCAGCAGTTCTGGGGTTGGCATGCGGTCCAGTTTATCCGTTTGGCACGTTTTTTGAGTGGAAGGCAGGTCAAGCGCAGGAATGGATGTGGATCACGTCCCAGTCAGCGTACGATTTCATTCTGCAGGGCATTCGGGGATCTGGTTTCGCGGCATGGCAAGTGTGTTCATCCAGGAGGTCAAGCGCGATCGCAACGCGGCGCTGCTTGAGCATTTGCGGCTGCTGGCGCTCGTGCCGGTGGGTGAGATCTTCCAGGCCGTCGTGGACCTGTTGCCGGCCCGCCTGGGTGAGCAGGCCGGTCGCGCCAGCGATGCACAGATCGAGCTGATCGAGGCCCGGCACGAAGTCCGTCGCCGCCGCGAGTACAGCCTCTCGCGTTTCCGCGCGCACCTGGTCAATGCCTGGCAGCTGCTGGAGCTGGGCCGGCCGCTATCGGTCGAATACAAGCTGGCCGAGACCGGCCTGGACCAGGAGGGCGGCAAGAAACTCAGCCTGCTCAGTCACCAGGACATGGAAGTACGCCTGGCGATCCGGCGCATGGCCGATGCCATCGCCTACCGCTGGCGTCCGGAGCTGATGCGGATCAACCGCGACGTCGGCCTGCTGGCCGGTGGCCTGAAGCTGGGCGACGACACCCTGCCGTTCGGTCCGCACCACATCGGGGCCGGCGTGTTCGATGCGTTCGAGGACATGGCCCTGGCCCCGGCTGCGCGCCTGGCCATCATCCGCATCTGCGAGGACGAACTGCAGGAACGCCTGGGATCGCTGTACGCCGGGCTGGAGCGGCGCCTGGTCCAGGCGGTGCGCAATTCGGAAAGCGCGTTGCTGAAGCCGCGTTCGCGCCTGCGCATTCCCACTGCGTCGCCCCAGGCTGGCGACGCCCAGGGCGAAGAGGCGCCTGACTGGATCGCGCGCTTCTTTGCCGAATGGCAGCCGCCCTCGACGGAGGCGCCGGTGGTTGCGGGTGCCGACCACGCCCGGACGGCCGCGGAGATCCTGCCGGGCGAGCTGCATGCGCTACTGCAGCAGGCGCGCGAAGCGGACGTGGCCAGCCTGGACCGGCGACGCCATCTGTCCCAGCGGGAACTGCTCTCGGTCCTGTCGCTGATGCAGTCGATGTCGGGTGAGTCCCAGGCGCCGGGTCCGCGTGATGGGCCGCTGCCCGAGCTGCTCAAGCGCGACATCCTGGTGACCGCCAGCAAGCTGGGCATTGACCCAGCGCAGGTGCGCCTGGATCCGGTGGACGAAGACATCGTCGACCTGGTGGCGAGGCTGTTCGAGGTGATGGTGGGGCAATGCCATCTGCACGGCGCCGAACGTGCCGCCATGCTGCAGCTGCTGGTGCCGTACACCAAGGTCGCGCTGCTCAGCCCGGAGCTGTTCCTGCGCGAGAACGATCCACCGCGCCGGCTGCTGAACCTGCTGGCTGACGCCGCCGAAGACCTGGCCGGCGGTGAGGTGGCTGAAAAACAGCTGCGGATCGAATTCGACCGCACGGTGGAGCAGATCACCACCGACTTCGCCGAGCACACCGATGTGTTCGCCGTGCTGCTGCACGCCTTCGGCACCACGTTTGGCAACTATCGGCGTCGGGTGGAGATCGCCGAGCGGCGTGCCACCGAAATGCACCGGGCCCAGGAGCGTCGCGACGAAGCGCGTCGTTTCGCCAGCGGTGCAGTTGCCGCGCGGGTACAGGGGCGCACCCTGCCACCTGCCATCCGAGATTTCCTGTCGCGCTACTGGGCGCCGTACACAAGCATGACCGTCCTGCGCGGCGAGAGCGGTGCGGCCGACCTGGCTGAAGCGCTGGCCTTGGTCGACGCCCTGCTGGAGGCCCTGGACCTACCCCGCGCGCATGGCCAGGGCTGCCCGTGGCTGGAGCAGTTGCAGCCGTCCCTGGCCAAGCTGCTGGCCGGTCTGGGGCTTGGCGCGGCCGGTGCAGAAGCCGCGCGCCAGGCGTTGGGTGATGCCCTGTCGGACCAGGCCCAGCATGATCAGCGCGTGCCGGTCGAACTCCCGCCGCTGCCCCACCTCCTGCCGACGGCCCAGCCCGAGGTGCCGGTGCCGGCCGCCTGGGAAGCGCCGGTCCCGCCGGAGGACGTGGACGAAGTCACCGCCGATTATTTCCGCCAGATGCCGATGGGGGCCTGGCTCGATTTCGTTTCCCGGGACGGCGGCGTGCGTCCTGGCAAGCTCAGCTGGGTCAGTCCGATCTCGGCCCGCCTGATGTTCGTGGACCGTCGGGGCGGGCGGATGTGCGTGGCCTCGCCGGATGAACTGTCGGCCTTGGCGCATCTGGACCGGGTGCGGCCCCACCGGCATGAGGACGCCTTCTACAGCGCGATGCAGGGCGCCGTCGACCAACTGGAACACTGACGCGGTTCACAGATGTCTTGGTTTCGTGGGGGACTGCCAATTTCATCACGGTCCACGGAAGGGCTTATTCTCTACGATCAGGTCCGCGGACTTTCGCGTGCCGCTTCCCCCGCGCAGCACCATTCACGGACGCCCTCGCCCGCATGTCCTCATTTGTTGACATCCAAGGCCGTCAAGGCCGCAATCCGCGCCTGCTAGAACAGGCGCGCGGCACGGTGTTGCCCATGCTTGTCACGGCGTTTGGCGATGCGCTTGGGACATTTGACGATGCGCTGTTCGACCGCGCCGAGCGCGCCGGTCCGGCGCAGATGGCGTTCCTGGACGGCATGCGCGAGCTGCGCAGGCAGCGCGAGCCGTCGATTTCGCGCTTCCGCCAGCACTTGGAAAAAGCCTGGCGCGCCCTGGAAGACGGCGTGCCGCTGTCGGTGGACACCGCTCTGACCGACCCGAACGCCACCGGCCTGAGCCTGGTGTCGGAGACCGAACTCGAATCGCGCCTGGCCGCGCGCAACCTGGCCAGTGTCGTCGGCCGCGATTGCCGCCAGGTGCTGACCCGCCTGGACCGCAGGCTGGGGCTGATCGCGGCGGTCGGCGACCTGGATGCGGACCACAACCCGATTGGTCCCGAGCACGTCGGCGTGGCCATGCATGAGGCGTTTTCCGGTTGCGACTTCACCCTGGACGTGCGCCTGACCGTGATCAAGCTGGGCGAGCGCGAGCTGGTGCCGCAGCTGTCGCGGATTTACGAAATGCTGGACCAGATGCTGCTCCAGGCCGGCGTGATCGGCGAACTGCCGGCGCCGCGCCGGGTGGTCCCGCAGCGGGCGCCCGCGCCTGCCCATATCCCCGGCCTGGAGCCCGTGGAAAGCCGTAACGTGGCCGAGCAGGGCATGCCGGCCGGCAACGATGATGTCTTGCCGGCCTGGATGGCGCGCTTCACCGAGCGCCTGCATGGCGGGGAGTCCTGGCAGGGCGGCGCCGAAGCGGGCGGCGGCCTGCAGGCGGGCGGCCACTACGGCGGCGCGGTCGATCCGTCCCTGGGCACTGGCGCCCAGGGCGTGCTGCTGGAAGCCCTGCATCATCTGTTGCAGGAGTCGCGTGGCCAGCGCGGCGAACCGGCAGCCGGCTACGGCGCCGGGCAAGGCCTTGCGGGCGGTGGTCTGGAGGGCGGCACCCGCCCGCTGTCCAAGCGCGAGATGCTCTCGGTCCTGTCCACGTTGCAGGCCACGCCCAGCGCCACGCTGCAGCGCGCAGCCGTCGGCGGCACCAATGAGTCCCTGGCCCAGCGCCTGAAGAGTGAAGTCATCAACAATGCGGGCCAGCTGGGCATGGAGCCGGGCACCACGCGGCTGTCGCCAGTCGATGAGGACGCTATCGACCTGGTCGGCATGCTGTTCGACGTGATGCTGGATGAGCGCGACCTGGAAGTGCACTCGCGCGAACTGATGGGCAAGCTGGTGGTGCCCTTCGTCAAGGTCGCGCTGCTGGACCGGCGCATGTTCGTGCAGAAGACCCACCCGGCACGGCGCCTGCTCAACGTGCTGGCCGAAGCCTGCGAAGGCAACGCTGGCGAAAGCGCGGCCGAGCGCGTGTTGATGGCCAAGGTGGAAGAGGTCGTCGAGCGG
Proteins encoded in this window:
- the pip gene encoding prolyl aminopeptidase, which gives rise to MRKLYPAIEPFDTGRLQVDERHALYYEQCGNPNGKPVVLLHGGPGGGCSPKMRCFHDPAKYRIILFDQRGSGRSRPHADLVDNTTWDLVADIEKLRTHLGIDAWQVFGGSWGSTLALAYAETHPERVTELVLRGIFMLRRWELEWFYQEGASRLFPDAWEHYVNAIPEVERADLISAFHRRLTSDDAKTRLDAARAWSVWEGATSFLRVDDDFVNGHEDAEFALAFARIENHYFVNGGFFEVEDQLLRDAHRIADIPGVIVHGRYDVVCPIANAWDLHKAWPKATLEISPTSGHSAFEEENIDALVRATDAFA
- a CDS encoding LysR family transcriptional regulator, which gives rise to MDLNAVRLLLKVAEERSFTRASAVLEISQPGLSRAIARLETQLGVRLLHRSTRQVALTAEGRAFVETCAPLLAGLEEAERQLADHNIAPSGTLKLSAPSAFGRVVLLPLLAGLLQRHPQLSIETALTDRVVDLVEEGYDAALRTGPIDDLRMIALPLRPLRWIAIAAPSYLQRRGAPRHPDELASHDCLAVRSAGSGRLSPWQFMNAHGQYPVQVEARLVFDSGDPLLEAAELGAGIAQVMEFFAAPSLAAGRVQRVLTEHEGSERPLSLVYPPSRQRSARLRALIEALRANGWCQ
- a CDS encoding MFS transporter; translation: MPAAVALLGGAIFAVTTAEFSVSGLLDTLSRDLDASVAQIGYLVSIYAAGMALGGPLMVLALRRFRQTTALTIVLMLVAAAQLAAAFTPGYNLLAVSRFVQGFAGAAAFGLALSIGARLGGPGREGQAAALIMGGLMIGTVLGLPLATWLGSLVGWRWVFAGLAGVAALAAGLVAALVHAPEADAGAPRPTRALADAGLWQVFATSFLLIGATFAAFTYFVPLLGQRAGISARWIPACLVLYGAATVAGNFACGRWVDRHGAWRVQGIGLAVLSAALLLFAVAGAHPAVALLSLVLIGLTGVALNPAMVARVLAIDASPLVGAVHTAVISLGLLTGAALGGFLIERTDQLGAALWVAAAMSVLGCLSLLRAPDRLSALHASRSARA
- a CDS encoding transglutaminase family protein, with the translated sequence MLIHLGYEIAFRLPQPTPMLATLNIHDSRRTDIVIGQELRALPGVPMRQYHDSFGNTCTRLHAPAGLFTLYGDAVVQDSGVQDLTMPQLREVPMDALPDETLIFLLGSRYCETDKLVGMAWDLFGNAPTGWNRVQAICDYVHAQIEFGYHHANATKGAMQALQEGRGVCRDFAHSAIALCRCMNIPARYCTGYLGDIGVAPVAAPMDFSAWFEAYLDGQWYTFDARHNTPRIGRVLIARGRDAADAAISNSFGASTLEKFEVWTEQTDDPTLSPRLPVSATPPTYTPT
- a CDS encoding N-formylglutamate amidohydrolase; translated protein: MARRVSEAITLLGPSDPPPFTLLGEDAPSPFFLIADHAGQIVPAALAQLGLPQGELDRHIGWDIGIAGVTRKLAALLDATAVLQTYSRLVIDCNRPLVAPGSIPAVSDGTDIAANVAASQTQRAQRVAEIFTPYHDAIRTQLDARVAREQPTILLAMHSFTPVYAGIVRPWHAGVLYQRDNRLAMALKPLLEADGLVVGDNEPYAVSDQTDYAIPVHGEARGLVHLELEIRQDLIASESGQQAWAQRLANLLTSLEAGFTQHEVSQVLYR
- a CDS encoding NUDIX hydrolase, whose protein sequence is MNSKTEPAELMYDGKYLRMIRRGTWEYAERAHAGGLAAIIIAVTPEDNIVFVEQFRVPLQANTIEMPAGLVGDIHADESIELSAIRELEEETGWTAEHAEVLLIGPVSSGSTNERIAFVRATGLTKVGEGGGDGDENITVHEVPRTRAAAWLVQKLGEGYQLDAKLWAGLWMIEHHLDGAPRV
- a CDS encoding 5'-3' exonuclease H3TH domain-containing protein, with product MPDQFHDAEGWPTNAVHGFARFLLDLSERERPQHIVVAFDEALDSCFRHALYPAYKGNREPAPPELRRQFAHCKALCAALGFNVLAHTEYEADDLIGSALHAARPLGYRGVIISADKDLSQLLFEHDEQWDFARGLRWGMTGVKARHGVEAHQIADYLALCGDAVDNIPGVSGIGAKTAAILLAHFGSLDALLARSDEVAFLRMRGAAQAATRLREQREQALLWRQLSTIALDAPLDGNTPDFTRAPADGDMLDALSDAVRFGPTLRRRLRTAAGLEQPWTPPQDDDAPHFPSYEPG
- a CDS encoding nitroreductase — translated: MPTPELLQALDQRRSVPSKQLRAPGPDDDTLLHMLQSASRVPDHGKLVPFRFIRIQGDARQAMGDLLANRTLQKDPVAPASVVDKDRGRFSDAPLIITVVANLKPGHKVPLQEQWLTAGSVCFALLQAAQAYGFGAQWLTGWAATDPVINAALDLGPDERIAGFIHIGTAVMEAPERERPDAAALLTDWHGQP
- a CDS encoding DUF1631 family protein, which translates into the protein MASVFIQEVKRDRNAALLEHLRLLALVPVGEIFQAVVDLLPARLGEQAGRASDAQIELIEARHEVRRRREYSLSRFRAHLVNAWQLLELGRPLSVEYKLAETGLDQEGGKKLSLLSHQDMEVRLAIRRMADAIAYRWRPELMRINRDVGLLAGGLKLGDDTLPFGPHHIGAGVFDAFEDMALAPAARLAIIRICEDELQERLGSLYAGLERRLVQAVRNSESALLKPRSRLRIPTASPQAGDAQGEEAPDWIARFFAEWQPPSTEAPVVAGADHARTAAEILPGELHALLQQAREADVASLDRRRHLSQRELLSVLSLMQSMSGESQAPGPRDGPLPELLKRDILVTASKLGIDPAQVRLDPVDEDIVDLVARLFEVMVGQCHLHGAERAAMLQLLVPYTKVALLSPELFLRENDPPRRLLNLLADAAEDLAGGEVAEKQLRIEFDRTVEQITTDFAEHTDVFAVLLHAFGTTFGNYRRRVEIAERRATEMHRAQERRDEARRFASGAVAARVQGRTLPPAIRDFLSRYWAPYTSMTVLRGESGAADLAEALALVDALLEALDLPRAHGQGCPWLEQLQPSLAKLLAGLGLGAAGAEAARQALGDALSDQAQHDQRVPVELPPLPHLLPTAQPEVPVPAAWEAPVPPEDVDEVTADYFRQMPMGAWLDFVSRDGGVRPGKLSWVSPISARLMFVDRRGGRMCVASPDELSALAHLDRVRPHRHEDAFYSAMQGAVDQLEH
- a CDS encoding DUF1631 domain-containing protein, which codes for MSSFVDIQGRQGRNPRLLEQARGTVLPMLVTAFGDALGTFDDALFDRAERAGPAQMAFLDGMRELRRQREPSISRFRQHLEKAWRALEDGVPLSVDTALTDPNATGLSLVSETELESRLAARNLASVVGRDCRQVLTRLDRRLGLIAAVGDLDADHNPIGPEHVGVAMHEAFSGCDFTLDVRLTVIKLGERELVPQLSRIYEMLDQMLLQAGVIGELPAPRRVVPQRAPAPAHIPGLEPVESRNVAEQGMPAGNDDVLPAWMARFTERLHGGESWQGGAEAGGGLQAGGHYGGAVDPSLGTGAQGVLLEALHHLLQESRGQRGEPAAGYGAGQGLAGGGLEGGTRPLSKREMLSVLSTLQATPSATLQRAAVGGTNESLAQRLKSEVINNAGQLGMEPGTTRLSPVDEDAIDLVGMLFDVMLDERDLEVHSRELMGKLVVPFVKVALLDRRMFVQKTHPARRLLNVLAEACEGNAGESAAERVLMAKVEEVVERLVAEFNENLAIFLTLEEEFRDFLGQHKRRIEIAERRATELQRGQERLEAARARAAAELSKRLEGRRVPQTIEDFLRQPWAHHLTMALLRDGEDSSMAVSALALADGVLQELAEAQMQIVGKPWLQEWRHGLIKVFSSVGMGGEAAGSAIDALHDTLQAVSVSRPDLERALPDLPPVAEPAAQAAAAQSSNLELIDGADALDFDSADADHFRALPIGTWLDFVDKQNKVQAGKLSWVSPISSRLLFVNRRGVRFCVASPEELAVMVRLGRLRRHRHEDAFDSAMQGVIDRLDGVNREPADS